tatatatatatatatatatataattttttactcCTTTCATTCCAAAACAAAATATTATGTAAGATTTGTTGAGATCCGTGTAGTCGACgtacatgcgccattgcccagtcttcttccgaaccaagactggattggctagccagtTGGGATGAAAAACCTCCTTTATGAATCCTGCTGCTAACAACTTGGCCAACTCTTCCTTGATCGCATCTCTTATGTCTTGCACAAATTAGCGGAGTCGTTGCTTAATAGGTTTCGCGTCTTTCTTTGACATTTAAGTATTTGAGAACATTAAGCTAAAAGTCTTGGAAAAAGTGCACTGaaggtctctcaacttgtcagtgagataaaaaaaacatgctcgaaccgcaaaaccagatatgcgggatCCCTTAATTatataaaaccggtcacccgaggtacttcggcggttttgatcccggttttggTTTACGTGGccgctgagtcagcgtggaacccacgtgggccccatgtGTCAGCCTGTCCAGGTCGGCCactctttcttttccctcttctctcccttctctctcacttctctcctctcgGGCAAGCTGGGGTGGGTGGGCAAGCTGgggtgggtggggaggaggtcgtcggggcTGCTGGCGATGCGGCGGTGGGAGCACGAGGCGACGTGGCCAGCGAcacggcggcgggagcacgaggcggcgggagcCGGGGCGGCGCCGCATCCACGACCGCCTGCCGTTGGTCTCCCGCTGGTCCGCCACCTGCACCATCCCTtccccatgccgccgccgtgaATAAAGCGGCGAGAGAGGGTGTGTGAGTGAGCCGAAGTGGAAAGGACCCCAGAAAAAGAAACGATCTTGGGCGGTAGCTTACAGGTCCCGTGTTGGTGTTGCCCGCCCCCACTGGCCATCTATCTCCGTCTCTCCCCTAATCCTCGAGAGCTTAACGGCAACGCCCCCCTCTATAATTATCACCTGCAAGTGCTTAATGTCGAAATGCTTGTTAGTGTCAGTTCGTGCATGGCCACAAAGACGAGGATTCCAATTTACTCTTGTCCGCGATTGCGATTTAGGATCGTCTTTGCGACTTAGACTTTGTTACTGTGAAACCTGTCAATGGCGGCAGTGATGGTGTGCGTGCGACGGTGCGGTGCTGCATTGGATTGGCTAGCCCTTCTTGGTGAGATGGATGGGTGGATCAATTGCGAGAGtgaagctgaagctgaagctgaagcCAACAAACAGATTTGAGAGGGGAGAAAGAAGAGCGACTGAAGAAGAACACATGCTGCTGCAATGTCTATTTTTCTGTGCTTTTTATTGATGATGATGCTGAGGCTGCAAGCCTTGCAAACCTGTAGAGTAGGATACAAATGACCTCTTTTTTAGTAACAAAACGATCAAAAAAAGTGGAGGAAGAGATCACTAATACCAACAAGAACAATCTAACACAAGGCATTTAATCGAAcagaacaaaagaaagaagaaatgaaaaaaaaaaatgtacgtgTTTGAACAGGTAATGGTGAAGAAGAATTGAGAACTCAGAAATTTGTACGGGGTCGgcgaaagaaggaaaagaatcATCTGTAGTGTCGCGGTTACCGGGACCCTTCTGCGGCGGAGTCGGTCGGGCCGTACAGGTCGAACGGCGCCCAGAGCGTGTCGAGCGGGCACGGCAGCCCGGCGCCGAGCCGCGCCCACGGCTTGCCGGAGCCGGACCAATGCAGCAGGCTCACCGGCCCCGGGTGGAGGTCGCGGCATCTGCCGAACACGTTATCGCCGTTGAGGCCGTGCTGGTTCCACCGGTGCTCGATCGGCGCCACGTGCCCCGCGAACACCAGCAGGAAGGGCGGCAACGACCCGAGCTCGTAGATGCGCCCCGCCGGCGACTTCTGTATCTCCATCCACCGCTCGATGCGACGCGTGTAGCCTGTTCGCCGCCACCTGCCGAGGTCGACCACCATGACGCCCGTGTCGAAGTAATAGACCTTGAACTGGAGCTGCGGGAACACGGCGCGGACGAGGTCGCCAAGCGCTGGGTCGGAGAcgaggaggtggaagaagacGCTCTCGGGGCACGTGCCGTGCTGCATGACGGggcgaggcgcggcggcaggagaggaggaggtccggcggccagcgacgcgacgaggcggcgcgtcCGGCCGCCGATAGGATAGAAGCGCAGTGGCAGTGCTAGGCCTGCCGCTTCCGCGCCGGCTTGCTGGCCTTTCTCCCCGTGCACCTGAGCTCCGGGCCGGCCACCGTCCTTCACCGCCGGAGTCGCGACCAACGTCGCCTCTCCAGGGCTGGTCCTATGATTTTGAGGGCCCTATGCGAACTCATCACGATAGGCCCTCTTTATGATATATGTATAGACactaattttatttgcaaaacaaaaacagatacatccatatattaaatttaacatgtctgatcaagaaataaagtcgaccaaaataacaatatattcgcaacttggaactaatatcatctatctatctatctatctatctattatattattaaaacagctttgaaaggaggcaccacgttcgttGTGGGgtctagaaatttccacattaatcggagaaaaagaaattgagagtccaagtagaaatacaattcaaaaatagctgaaattcggaattaaaaataagcaatattgatagAAGAGTCCATAGAAGAATCCAATACGATATTAAccaaaattcggaataaaaataaaataaaatccaaaattagaaaataaaaggagagtccaaatagtaatataattttaaaataactgaaattcggaattaaaaattagGAATATTGATAGAAGAGTACATGTAAgacccaatacaagattagttaatattcaaaataaaaataaaataaaatccaaaattagcaaaaagaaaaaagagattagttaatatttgaaataaaataaaatccaaaattagcaaaaataaaagaagagttcaagtagggatacaatttaaaataaactgaaattcggaattaaaaataagcaatattgaaagaagaatccatataagaacccgatataagattaattaaaataaacaaaaaaaatatccaaaattagaaaaattaaaagagagttaagtaggaatacaactttcaaacaactgaaattaaaatataaaaatattaaaagaacactctacggtattaattaaaatttgaaaaaaaatcggcGGTCGTAGCATGAAAAAAAGAGTACCttcataaattctaaaattataaaaagaaaatatatttcaattaggaataaaatttataaataactaaaattggtgataaaaaataaagactattgaaagaaaagaccatctcaaatacatgacgagataaattaagtaacatgcttATAAAGGAGTaaagtggtggcggttgatacgacatataaaaattgttaataaaacaccaaaagaatcctaatgacgattaaaaggagggacgataTCTTGCCTGTGAAGCAAACGGGCAAGGCgtttgccgggacttctagaaggaaaaaaaaaataaaccccattgataatcataatcgatttttaaaatctcaataacaataaaaatgagaagcagcgggcggggtgtataagattatagttgcagagccgccgacagTTAGCGGGACTTCtaggaaataaaaaatgaattctaaCGATatttatgttcgatttttagaatctgttaacgaccaaatttggtagtcCAGGGATTGGACATGAAGAAGAGATCGAGAAGGAATCGAGATTGAAATCGTTCCGAAAACAGAGTAGGGATCGGGTGAAATACGAATCGGCTACGGCtaagatcggcagagttcgagtcagacggggttagccgattgagttGAAACTGACAATATGACGCCGGTATGCGTTGTCGGTTTAGAAtgatgtgcttcatgatgattgccgtgcatggatagagtcctgagaagacaattgtatctattaattaggatatttcatgtaatttctttagagatatgtttgggcaaaagtctgccgtaaagacttatggtatcttagagtttgttagagataagagtcgtgtccgatatggacatgttttgtaattctcgggtataaatagaccccgagccttatgtaattattaacacaggttcaatacaatttcggcgcatcgccactctttttactttcgttttgttttgacgagttcttgctttcgagttgagctgcatcggtttcgatcttcaacaagaggtaaaacttgttatggcggcttgtgttctcaggattagtgcttccatctttatgacactctaatcttgtttatgtaattcgtcg
The nucleotide sequence above comes from Oryza glaberrima chromosome 11, OglaRS2, whole genome shotgun sequence. Encoded proteins:
- the LOC127754655 gene encoding probable galacturonosyltransferase-like 7; amino-acid sequence: MQHGTCPESVFFHLLVSDPALGDLVRAVFPQLQFKVYYFDTGVMVVDLGRWRRTGYTRRIERWMEIQKSPAGRIYELGSLPPFLLVFAGHVAPIEHRWNQHGLNGDNVFGRCRDLHPGPVSLLHWSGSGKPWARLGAGLPCPLDTLWAPFDLYGPTDSAAEGSR